A segment of the Odoribacter splanchnicus DSM 20712 genome:
GAGAAAGGATGGCAATTGGAAGAAATTTGCCTGGAGCGGGAATCGCTGGATACCATTTTTGCACGTTTATCTAAGAATAGTAAATGATATGAGGCTCAAAGATTTCAATATAGTTTACCAAATCGCCCGGACAGAATTGAGGGTTATTTTTTATTCTCCTGTAGCCTGGTTGATTTTGGTGGTATTTGCCGTACAATGTGGGTTTTCGTTTTGTGACGTGATCTGGCCGGCGATAAAGAGCCAATCTTTAGGATATGAGGTTCAGGCTCTGACGGGTAGTGTGTTTACGAGCGGAAAAGGTATTTTCCCGGTGATGCTGGAACACTTGTATTTTTATATTCCTTTGCTGACCATGGGACTGATGAGCCGGGAATTCAGCAGCGGCTCTATAAAGCTATTGTATTCTTCTCCGGTGACTAGTGCCCAGATTATCCTGGGAAAATACTTGTCGGTTATGATTTATTGTGCCGTTTTGCTGGGGGTGATTTTAGTATATGTCGGTCTGGGGGCTTTGACGATCGGGCATATGGACGGTACGCTGATTTTTTCGAATTTTTTGGGTATGTATCTGCTGATTTGTGCTTATGCTGTCATCGGGCTGTTTATGTCCTGCCTCACTTCCTATCAGGTAGTGGCTGCTATCGGAACTCTGGCTTTTTTATCTTTTTTGAATTTTATCGGCGGAGTGGGACAGGAGATACCTTTGGTCCGGGATATTACTTATTGGCTGGCTTTGAACGGTAGGGTAGGCCTTTTTGTCGCCGGCATGATCAATACGGAAAACTTAATTTACTTTTTGGTGGTGATCGCTGCTTTTCTCTTACTTTCGGTCTGGCGTTTACAGGCGGTAAGAGAAAAACAGCCGGGGAGGAAAAAAATACTGAAATTAACGGGATTGGCAGTAGGAGTCGTTGTGCTCAGTTATGTTTCGTCACGTCCTTTTCTTACCTGGTATTGGGATACGACCGCTACGCAGAGTAATACTATTTCTGTTCTTTCACAGGATTTACTCCGGCAATTGAAAGGAGAACTGAAGATCACTACATATGTGAATTTATTGGATGCCAATTATGAGAGTGGGCTGCCAGCGGCACATAAAAAGGATTTCGAACGTTTCCGCCCTTATGCCCGCTTTAAGCGGAATTTGAAACTGGATTATGTGTATTATTATGATTATGCCGGATATAAATATCTGGACGAATTGTATCCCGGGTTGTCGGACCGGGAAAGGGCTGAAAAAATCTGCCAGGCTAAGGGCTTGGATTTCGGTATGTTTCTGACGCCGGAAGAGATTCGCCGGAAGATCGATCTGAGCGGAGAATCGAATCATTTTGTCCGCCAGGTGGAATGGAACGGTGAACGGAAGACCTGGTTACGGGTGTATAAAGATATGTATGTATTCCCCAGTGAGCAGGAGATGACTGCTGCTCTGAAAAGGTTGTTGGTAAAACCGCCCAAATTGTGTTTTCTGACCGGATACGGCGAACGGAATAGTACGAATAAGAGAGAAATGGATTATAGTTTTTTTTCCTCTGAGCTGTCTTTGCGGAGTGCTTTGATCAATCAAGGGTTCGATGTGGAAGATTTCTCTCTTTCCGGAAAGGAGAGAATTCCGGATGAAGTGGATATTTTAGTAATAGCCGATGTAAGAAGTAAGATCCCGGAGGGAGATTTCCGGATGATCTGCGAATATATTGAACGCGGGGGAAATTTGTTTTTGCTGGGTGAACCGGGTACGCAGGAATTTATAAATCCGTTGGCAGAATTGATTGGGGTGAGATTCCGGAATGGGATGCTGTTACAGGCCAGGGAAGGATATTTACCTTCTTTGACAATTGCCGGAATGGATCCGGAGGGGGATGAAAAGTTCCCGGTTTTCCAGAAAATGCGGCAATATGGTTTTTGTTTTGCTTTACCTGGTTGTACAGGTCTGGAAATACAGAAAAAGGGCTTCGGGATAACACCTGTTGCCTGTGTGGGGGATTCCATCAGTTGGCAAGTGAACCGGTTGTATGCAGAAGATGCTTTGAAGGGTCTGAATCATCCGGGCCCGGCCGAAGGGAAAGTACTGCCTGTCATTGTCGCCCTGGACCGTAAGGTCGGGGATAAAGAACAGCGGATTTTAGTTGCCGGGGATGCCGATTGTATCAGTAATGCAGAGCTGACCCGGGCCCGGCAGGGAGTTAAGACTGCTAATTTCACTCTGGCTACCGAATCTTTCCGCTGGTTGGCCCGGAATGAATTTCCGGTATTGCTCCCCAGTATACCTCCCCGTGACAACGAATTGTATTTGGGACGGAAGGATATGCCCTGGCTGAAATTCGGAACCATGGGATTGCTGCCCGGTCTTTTGGCCCTGGCTTATGGAGTGGTTCACTACAGAAGAAAAAGAAATTAAGATTAAAAGAAAGTTCAAATGAAAACGATTTTTAGAATAGCACAGACAGAACTTCGTTTGTTTTTCTATTCACCGATAGCCTGGCTGATCCTGATCATTTTTGCTTTTCAGGCCGGAATGGCATTTTGTGATACTTTTAGCTATCAATTGCAGAATAAAGCTTTGGGACGGGGGCAGATTCCTTTCCAGACAGTGATTTTATTGTTGGGGGATAGCGGTTCGTTCTTCAAGGTGCTGAATAATCTGTATCTGTATATTCCTTTACTGACAATGGCATTGATGAGCCGGGAATATAGTTCCGGTTCTATCAAGTTATTATATTCTTCGCCGGTAACTAATTTTCAGATTATCGGGGGGAAATTTCTTGCTATGATGTTGTACGGCGGATTGATGCTGGTAATTTTGCTCCTGCAGGTGGTGTTTGCTTTTATTTTTGTGAAAAACCTCGATATTCCGCTGATATTGTCCGGGTTGCTCGGTATTTATCTGGTTTTGTGTGCTTATTCGGCTATCGGTCTCTTTATGTCTACCCTGACTTCTTACCAGATCGTGGCAGCGGTCGGTACACTGGTGATACTTACCTGCTTGAATTTTGTAGGCGGACTTTGGCAGGATATTCCTGTCGTACAGGAGATTACCTGGTGGCTGTCTTTGTCGGGACGGGCCAAAACGTTTACGGCAGGACTGATATGCAGTGAAGATGTCGTGTACTTTGGGGTGGTGATCGGATTATTTTTGACCTTGTCTGTTTTGAAATTGCAATCGACCAAGCAGCATTATTCCTGGTGGTGGCGGTGGGCACGTTACGGGGGAGTGGTTTGTATCGCTCTGGGAATCGGATACCTGACTTCGAAACCGATGTTCATGTGTTATTATGATACGACGGAAACCGAACACAATACCATCACCCGCGAAGGCCAACGGGTCATGAATCTGATCGACGATCAGCTGACTATTACCATGTATGTCAATTTATTGGATAAAAGTGCTCCGGCAGGGATGCCGGAGAATCAAATGTCGAACCTCCGGGAATTGAAACCTTTTCTACGTTTTAAACCCGATACCCGCTTGAAATATGTCTATTTTTATGATAGCACCGATCATAGCCGTTTCCGTGGGGCTACGGCTTCTTTACCTTTGAGGGAACAAATGCTGAAAATATGTGATGACGAGGACCTGGATCCGGAATTTTTTCTGTCTCCGGAAGAAATTCACCGGCAGATCGATCTGACCTCCGAAGGAAACCGGATGATTTATCTACTGGAACGGGCGAACGGCCGGAAATCTTTTCTGCGTTTTTACGACGGCATGGATATCCGCCCCAGGGAAACAGAGATTACGGTGGCCTTGAAACGGTTGGTGACCGATGCTTCCAGAATAGTTTTTCTGACCGGACACGGGGAGCGGAGCTTGTATTGGAATGATAAAGGTGGATTATATTCACTGATTCAAAGAAACGGCCGGAATGCTTTAGTGAATCAGGGGTTTGATGTAGATACCCTGAATTTGACCGGCCGGACGGTTATTCCCGAAGATATCGATATTCTGGTGATTGCGGCTCCTGAAAAAAGATTGTCCCCTCAGGAACAGGGATTACTGGATTCATATATAGCTAAAGGAGGTAATCTGATCATTACCGGTGAACCGGGTAAACAAGAATTGATGAACGGGTTGGTGAAAAATCTGGGAATCGGCTTTAAGGAAGGAATAATCCTGCAACATGAGGAGGCCGACTGGGAGGAAGATTTTATTGTCGGTGATATCGCTGAATCCGGGGCACAACAAACCGGAGTCGGTGCAGGGCTTTTAGCCCGGCAATACCAAGTCGCTTTTCCGGGTACTACGGCTTTGTCGTTCAATGCAGGCTACGGATTTCAGGGGGTACCTATCGTGGAATATGCCGGGGATACGCTTATGCTGGCTTTGAAACGGCAGCTGGGAGGAGAAGAACAACGTATTATCGTTTCCGGGGATGCCGATTGGTTCAGTACCGAAGGACTGGCTTTACGGAAAGACGATGTCCGACTGAATAATTTCGGGTTATTCATGGAGATGTTGCATTATATGACTTATCAGCAATTCCCGGTGGATAATAGCCGTCCATCTCCTACGGACGATACCCATTATCTCGATATTGCCGATATCGGATGGATAAAAGGTCTTTTTATCGGCCTGATTCCTTTACTCGTCTTGGGAGGAG
Coding sequences within it:
- a CDS encoding Gldg family protein, yielding MRLKDFNIVYQIARTELRVIFYSPVAWLILVVFAVQCGFSFCDVIWPAIKSQSLGYEVQALTGSVFTSGKGIFPVMLEHLYFYIPLLTMGLMSREFSSGSIKLLYSSPVTSAQIILGKYLSVMIYCAVLLGVILVYVGLGALTIGHMDGTLIFSNFLGMYLLICAYAVIGLFMSCLTSYQVVAAIGTLAFLSFLNFIGGVGQEIPLVRDITYWLALNGRVGLFVAGMINTENLIYFLVVIAAFLLLSVWRLQAVREKQPGRKKILKLTGLAVGVVVLSYVSSRPFLTWYWDTTATQSNTISVLSQDLLRQLKGELKITTYVNLLDANYESGLPAAHKKDFERFRPYARFKRNLKLDYVYYYDYAGYKYLDELYPGLSDRERAEKICQAKGLDFGMFLTPEEIRRKIDLSGESNHFVRQVEWNGERKTWLRVYKDMYVFPSEQEMTAALKRLLVKPPKLCFLTGYGERNSTNKREMDYSFFSSELSLRSALINQGFDVEDFSLSGKERIPDEVDILVIADVRSKIPEGDFRMICEYIERGGNLFLLGEPGTQEFINPLAELIGVRFRNGMLLQAREGYLPSLTIAGMDPEGDEKFPVFQKMRQYGFCFALPGCTGLEIQKKGFGITPVACVGDSISWQVNRLYAEDALKGLNHPGPAEGKVLPVIVALDRKVGDKEQRILVAGDADCISNAELTRARQGVKTANFTLATESFRWLARNEFPVLLPSIPPRDNELYLGRKDMPWLKFGTMGLLPGLLALAYGVVHYRRKRN
- a CDS encoding Gldg family protein yields the protein MKTIFRIAQTELRLFFYSPIAWLILIIFAFQAGMAFCDTFSYQLQNKALGRGQIPFQTVILLLGDSGSFFKVLNNLYLYIPLLTMALMSREYSSGSIKLLYSSPVTNFQIIGGKFLAMMLYGGLMLVILLLQVVFAFIFVKNLDIPLILSGLLGIYLVLCAYSAIGLFMSTLTSYQIVAAVGTLVILTCLNFVGGLWQDIPVVQEITWWLSLSGRAKTFTAGLICSEDVVYFGVVIGLFLTLSVLKLQSTKQHYSWWWRWARYGGVVCIALGIGYLTSKPMFMCYYDTTETEHNTITREGQRVMNLIDDQLTITMYVNLLDKSAPAGMPENQMSNLRELKPFLRFKPDTRLKYVYFYDSTDHSRFRGATASLPLREQMLKICDDEDLDPEFFLSPEEIHRQIDLTSEGNRMIYLLERANGRKSFLRFYDGMDIRPRETEITVALKRLVTDASRIVFLTGHGERSLYWNDKGGLYSLIQRNGRNALVNQGFDVDTLNLTGRTVIPEDIDILVIAAPEKRLSPQEQGLLDSYIAKGGNLIITGEPGKQELMNGLVKNLGIGFKEGIILQHEEADWEEDFIVGDIAESGAQQTGVGAGLLARQYQVAFPGTTALSFNAGYGFQGVPIVEYAGDTLMLALKRQLGGEEQRIIVSGDADWFSTEGLALRKDDVRLNNFGLFMEMLHYMTYQQFPVDNSRPSPTDDTHYLDIADIGWIKGLFIGLIPLLVLGGAIGFRLKRKRQ